DNA from Castellaniella sp. MT123:
TTGTCCGCTGCGATGCGGGTTAGCAGCATCCGGATGGCATCCGAAACGGACAGCCCCATCTCGGCCAAGACGTTGGCTGCTTCTTCTTTGATATGCCCGTCAATCCGGGCACGAACGACGTCGGTACTGGCCATTTCATATGCTCAAGGATGTTTGTAGCTACATTGTGGCCTATTTGGGCCTTTAAGTCACTGCTTTTTGTCACCAGCGACGTGGCATCCCGGCGTGCCGCCGTCGGGCTCGCGGGCGTTGCCCCATGCCTCGTGCCGAGTCATGGCCATCCGGCTTTGATCCCTGATGCCTCCGGCCGTCCCTGCGCTCCCGGCCTGCGCGCTGCGCTTGCCCAAGGGCAATGGAGTGTGGTGAGGTGGATTTGCTGTTCCCTTCAACGTACCACGCTGTTCTCGCTGTCAAGGTCTGCGCGCACGGTGCGCGCTTGCGTCCTGGCGGCCGTCTGCGAACCCTGACAACTGTGCTGCAGCGTGCTGGGGCCGGTCCCGGGCAATTCCGCCCGCTACAGACCGGAGCAGACCATGTCGCAACTTTCTTTTTCCCTCGATTCTTCCCTTCTCGTTCGCGATATCACGGGCGACTACCGTCCCGCCAATGCTGACGAAGTGTTGCAAGCCGCACAGCGCTTGCTGGGTGCACAACTGCGCGGGCGTGAAGTGCTGTCTTCGCCGCAGACGGTGCGTGACTTCCTGCGCGTAAAGCTGGGTGGTTTGGAGCACGAGGTGTTCGCGGTGCTGATGCTCGATGCGCAGAACCGCCTGATCGAATACGTCGAGCTGTTCCGGGGCACGGTGAGCCAGGCATCGGTGTATCCGCGCGAGGTGGTCAAGGAATCGCTGGGGTTCAACGCCGCAGCGGCGATCTTTTGCCATAACCATCCGTCGGGTGTCGCCGAACCATCGCGGGCGGACGAGATGTTGACGCAGACACTCAAAACCGCGCTGTCGCTGGTGGACGTGCGGGTGTTGGATCACCTGATCGTCGCAGGAAACGATGTGATGAGTTTTGCCGAACGCGGGCTGCTGTAGCCCGAGGGGGCATCGCCCCCTTTTTGCTTCATCCGCAATACCGCTGCGCGCTACGCTTGCCCTCTAGGGGATCGGCTGGTCAGCCCATCCCCGCCGCACTTCGTTTGGCGCCCCTCGAATGCAGCCGAACAGGTTGTACCTGATCGGCCAACACTCCTCCAGCTAGGCGTGCCGCCGGCACGCAGGGACGCTCGCCGCGCGGCGTTGGTTTCAGCGCATCTCCTGGCCCATCGACCGCTGTTCGTCTTTCCCCAAGTTCATCGCTTTTTCCCGCGACCGTAGCCCGCGGTGCCTGGCCGTCAAGGCGCGCAGGGCCGAGTCCTCGCTGCGCTGCGGGCCGCACCAACCCTGCGCTTGCTTCCTTGACAGCCAGTCCCTCGCTGGCCCGGTTTTTCGCGGGCGATGAACTCAGGAAAGACGGCGGCAAACAGGGACCGGCCCAGGTCTCTGCGCCGAACCAACCGAAGCCACAACGGGCTCCGAATCTTGGAATCCGGTCAGCTTTGAAACCACAGCAGCATTTTTTGGAGAAAGATCATGCAACTAGCAACCCGTTTCGCATCCCGCTCCCCCGTACTGCGCGCCGATTACCCGTTATCGGATGACCAGATTCGCACCGTGGCCCCGTCCATCTTCGCCGAGGAGAAGCACGCCAGCCGCTCCGACCGTTACGCCTATATCCCGACCGGTGCAGTGCTGTCCGAACTGCGCAAGGAAGGGTTCCAGCCCTTCATGGTGTGCCAGACCCGCGTGCGCGACGAAGGCAAGCGCGAGCACACCAAGCACATGGTGCGGCTGCGCCATGCCGACCAGATCAACGGCGCGGAAGCCAACGAAATTATCTTGCTGAATTCACACGATGGCACGAGCAGCTATCAAATGCTGGCGGGCATGTTCCGCTTTGTCTGCAAAAACGGCTTGGTGTGCGGCGATACCGTGGCCGATCTGCGCATCCCGCATAAAGGCGATGTGGTCGGCCAAGTGATCGAAGGCGCGTATGACGTGCTGGATGGTTTCGACCTTGTGCGCGAGCGGCGCGACGAGATGCGGGCCATCACGCTGGACCGGGGCGAAGCCGAAGTGTTTGCCCATGCCGCGCTGTCCCTCAAGTACGACGACCTGACGAAACCCGCGCCCATCACCGAATCGCAATTGCTGATGCCGCGCCGCCGCGACGACGACCGGCCCGACCTGTGGAGCGCCTTTAACCGCGTGCAGGAGAACTTGACACAAGGCGGGCTGACGGGGCGGAACGCCAACGGACAGCGCCAACGCACCCGACCCATTCAGGGCATTGACCAGAACGTCAAGGTCAATCGCGCTCTGTGGCTGCTGGCCGAAGGCATGAAGCAGCTCAAGGCCTGAACGAGGCCCCCGAGGGGGCGGCCCCCCTCGATCACTCGTCCATTTTTTCAAATCTTAACGTCCCGCATGGGACAGGAGTTATCACCATGAATACCGTTACCACTCAAGAAGTCCAAGCCCTTGAAGCTGCTGCGCCTTCGCAAAACATGCTGCTGGTGCCGCTGTCGCAGCTTCGCCCGTCCAAGCGCAATGTGCGCAAGACCTTGGGCGCTTCCATCACCGAACTGGCCGCAAGCATCGAGCGCGTCGGCCTGCTGCAAAACCTGACCGTGATTCTTGCCAGCGATGGCGAGCATTACGAAGTGGTGGCCGGTGGTCGTCGCCTTGCCGCCTTGAAGCTGCTGGCGAAGAAGCGGCGCATTGCCAAGGATTACGCAGTGCCTTGCCTGCTGGTGGCCGATGCGTCGGCGCGCACCGCCAGCCTGACCGAGAACGTGCAGCGCGAAGCCATGCACCCCGCCGACCAATTTGAGGCGTTCGCCGCCCTGATCGCGGAAGGCCGCCCCATTGAGGACATTGCGGCCGATTTCGGTGTCACGCCTTTGGTGGTGCAGCGCCGCTTGAAGCTGGCGAACGTTTCGCCGCGTTTGATGGCCGACTACCGGGCCGATACGGTGAACCTTGACCAACTGATGGCATTGGCAATCACCGACGACCACACCGCACAGGAAGCCGCGTTCTACGATGCGCCGAACTGGCAGCGCACCCCGAGCGCCTTACGCGAACGGCTGACCGAGCGGGAAATCGACGCCCACCGTCATCCGCTGGTGCGCTTTGTCGGGCTGGACGCCTACGAGGCCGCAGGCGGTGGCATCCGGCGCGACCTGTTCGCCGAGGGTGACAACGGCGTGTATTTGACCGATGCCGCATTGATAGACCGGCTGGCACAGGACAAACTGACCGGCATTGCCGACGACGTGCGCCGCGAGGGGTGGGCATGGGTGGAAGCCGTACCAGCCGCCACCTATGCTGACCTGCAAGCCTTCCAGCGCGCCCCGAAGGAACGGCGCAAACCCAACGCCCGCGAGGCCAAGCGCCTCGCCAAGCTGCAAGCCAAGGAACAGGAAATCGGGGAAGCCTTGAATGCCGCCCTTGACGCCGAGGATGAAGAAAAGGCCGAAGCGCTCGACGACGAAGGCCGCCGCATAGGGGAGCAACTGGAGGCGCTGGAAGCTGAATTGCTGGCCTATGGCCCGACTGTCCGCGCTGCTGCTGGCGTTGTCGTCACGCTCGACCGCCAAGGGGAGCCCGTCATTCATCGCGGCCTATTGCGTGACGCCGAGGCCAAGGCCTTGCGCACGCTGGCAAGGGTGCAAGGCGGCATAGCCCCGGAAGACACCGAGGACGAAGACAGCCCAGAGCCGAAGAAGGCCGGAATTTCCGAAAAGCTGGCGCGCCGTTTGAGCGCCCACCGCACGGCGGCACTGCAAATCGAACTCGCCCGCAATCCACAGGCATCGCTGGCCGCGCTGGTGCATGGCATGGTGCAGCAGGTCTTGCAGGAAGGCTATGCGGTGGAACTGCCGATCGGCGTCGGCGTCCGCCCGCAGAACGGGCTGGAAGGCTACGCCCCGGACTACCCACAGTCGCCCGCCGCTGTCGCCTTGCGCGAACTACAGCAGGCATGGGGTGAGCAACTACCGGAAGACGATGCGGAACTGTTCGCCGTGCTGCTGGCAATGCCACAGGATGAACTGGTGCGGCTGCTGGCGGTGTGCGTGGCTTCGACCGTGGATGTGGTTTCTTCGCGGGAACACGATGCGCCGGGCAAGGTGTTGGCGCAGGCGGTCGGGCTGGACATGGCGGCATGGTGGAAGCCGACTGCTGAGGGGTACTTCTCGCACGTTTCCAAGGCGGTGATTCTGGAAGCTGTGCAGCAGTTCGCGCCGCAACACGTCAGCCGACTGGCGAAGCTCAAGAAGGCCGACATTGCCAGCGAGGCCGAGCGGCTGGCCGAGGGAACAGGCTGGATGCCTGCCATGTTCAAGAGCGAGGACAGCACGGACGCGCAGCAGAACGCGATGGACGGCACGCTAGAGGAAGGCCCTCAGGATGCCGCCGCCGAGGTGGAGGAAGTGGCTGAAGCGCTGGCCGCGTGAGGTAGTACTGACAAATGGCCCCGGCGCAGCAATGCGCCGGGGTATCGTTTTTAAAATCGGGCGCGGCAGGTGTGCCGCGCCCGATCTGACAGCCACAAGCCAATTCAAAAACCAAAAATGCGCCCCGCCTTCGTGGCGGGACGTCGAATCGACAGGCACTCCGGCCCATGCCGGGCCTGCGCGTGCGGTGCACTTGCCCAAATAGAGCCCCCGCCACGTTGAGCAGGTGCTGGGGTGCGCTGCACCTTGCTGCGGCAGGTTGTGCAAATGCGTGCCGTCCTCGAAACTGTTGGTTCAACGCCACAATGTCATGAAGACGATTCTTTGACACACCGAACGGCCTCACCATGGAGCTTCCACGCCACGCACCAACCCGTTTGCCGTCTAATACCAGGAGCATTCCCGCCAGTCGTTCTGGGCTAGACCTTGCCAGCATCAAGGCACATGCCGGCGCTGCCTGCTTGCGGGGATGCCGAGTTGACCATCATTCCATTCGGGCCAGTTCGACCCCTGCGTCCTTGGCTTGTCGTGAATCCTGGCGAGGGCACGGCTTGCGCCTCGGGCTTCATGGCTGCAACCGTCCGGCCCAAACAATTTCCCCGGCGCTGGGCGTCTTCCTCGCGCAGCAAATTCTTTGGGCCTCCCGGTCCTTCACTGTGTTGCGGCCTCATCGCTTTGCTCTGCGGTGCGGCCAGCCCGTCCCTCGCCGGGTGGATCACCGACAAGGACGCGATGGGCGCGATCTTGCAACCCCGAAAGGAAATTCATCATGGCTAACATCGGCAACTTCACCGCAGACAAAGACGGTTTCACCGGCACGCTGCGCACCCTGACGCTCAACGTCAAGGTCAAATTCATCCAGAACGACAAGACCAGCGACAACGCTCCCGACTACCGCATCCAGGCAGCCAACGGGCTGGAAGTCGGCGCAGCGTGGAAAAAAATCAGCCAGGCCGAGCGGCCTTACCTGTCGGCAAGTCTGGACGATCCTTCGTTCCCGGCCACCGTCTACGCCCGCCTGATCGAAGGCGAGGACGGCACGCACAACCTGATCTGGTCGCGCAGCAAGGGCGACTGATCCCCGCCCTGGCACCCCGCCCACCGTGGCGGGGTGTTCCCTGACGGCCAGTGCTACGACTCGGACGCCGCGAGCCGGCTTTCCGTCTCCGCCATCAAATCGGCCGCACTGCAACCCAGCGCTCGCGCGATCTTGAAGATGATCGCCAGCGTGGGCATGTGCTCGCCACGCTCGATTTTGCCCATGTGCGAGCGTTCGACGCCGGCGAGGTTGGCCAGCGTCTCCTGGGCCACCCCTTGCTCAGTTCTCAGCGCGCGCACCGCCGCGCCGAAGGCTTGCGCCGGCTCGGCCTCGAAAGTGGTGGCGCCGGCCGGACGGCCGCGCTGGATTGAACGCTTCTGCATGCACAGAAGAGTCAATTAACAGCACAATTAAAACCACGTTATATTTAACTCATTAGCTATTTAGGTCTACCATATTGAGCGACGGTAGCTCGCTTTTATTGTGTTTTTACGCTTCCGCGTAAAGCCGGGTTCGTACTTCTGGGCTTTCGTGGATTCGTTGACTTCCATCTGTACGTTTTTACGATCTTCCGTACATCCTTAATGGCGTATCCGAGGCTTTCCGTGCATCCAGCAATACGATTTCGTGCATCGTCGGCTTTGTGGGCCTCCTGGGCGCTCCCAGATTCGCCCCACGGCGGACAAGCGCGCGAGACTGGCGCACGCCGCTTGCCGTCAACCCCGGCCCGCACCGGACCGTGTTGGGGGTTGACGGCTTCGCTTGGCACGTGCGCCCCGGTCGCCTCGCTCCGCCGTGGAGCGAACCCTTCAAAGGAAGCGACCATGAACCAACCCCTCATCACCGACGAACAACGCGCCCAACTGCTCGCCAATGGCCGAGCCCGTGCCGAAGGCCGGGACATTGACCCGGCGCCGGTCGTCAAGCTATTCACCCCGGACGCGCACGCGACCTGGCTGCTCACCGAACTCGACCCCGAGGATGGCGATACTGCCTTTGGCCTGTGCGATATCGGCATCGGCATGCCCGAGTTGGGCACCGTGCGGATATCCGAGCTGGCATCCATTGTCGGGCCGCTGAAGCTGCCCATCGAGCGGGATCTGTATTTCGTCGCGAAGCGCAGCTTGTCCGACTATGCGCGGCTGGCCCGCATCAACGGTTCGATCATCGACTGATCGAACGATGGCCCGCTGCGGCGGGCCATCCAGACGCTGCAAAGCCGGGGCAACGGCAGCGCATTGTGTCAATTTCGGTCTCAGTTCAGACCCTGTGCGCATCAATGCGCACTCTGAACCAGGGCGATGCAAGTGTGACCCAAACAGTCACTATCTCCGGCGCCGTTTGCGGCACCGTCTCAGATGCTGCGCACGGTCCTCGGTTGCGCTGCCGTCGCATTCGGACGATCCGTGCAACGCTTCAGAGGCAACCAGTCTTGACATTACGCGATTATTGAATATCGATATGACTTTTTTGGTGATAACTCTGTAGCTTCGCAAACTTGGCACCCGTGGCGACTGTTCCTGCTATCCGACAGGAGGTTGTGCCATGGCAGAGTTGAGTTCCGATCATTGGCATCCGAGCGCCGCGTATTTCTACGTCCTGCATCTGGACGGCCCGGCCCTGGCCTGGGAATACCTGCGGCGCGACCCGAACTACCGGCACGACTGGCTGCGCCGTCTTCGCCATCCAGACGCGGCGCAGCGCTGGGGCCTGCGCCTGCTGGAAGACCCCGCTCAGGATGCGCGGGATGCGCACCCGGCCTGGTTCCCGGACCACGATACCGTGGTGCAGCTCTATCCCGATGCCGATCCGCCGCCCGACGCGGTGGCGTTCGACTTCTGGCGCATCCCAGGCTACAAGCAGCTACTCCACGACGGTCGACGCCTGGTGTTGGTCGCCCGGCAGCCCGGCTGCTGTCTGCGTTTGGCGCTCGCGCCAGCGCTGGAGGATGGCATGGCCTATGTCTATGCCATTCGCGCCTGCCAGGCACCTTGCGTCCGCTATCGCGCGCTGGCGGGCGAACTGGACAAGCTGCAGGCGGCCAGTGACCATGCGGCGGTGGTCAAACCGCGTCCATCTCC
Protein-coding regions in this window:
- a CDS encoding type II toxin-antitoxin system RelB/DinJ family antitoxin; protein product: MASTDVVRARIDGHIKEEAANVLAEMGLSVSDAIRMLLTRIAADKALPFDVNRVLPHSDRKTP
- the radC gene encoding DNA repair protein RadC yields the protein MSQLSFSLDSSLLVRDITGDYRPANADEVLQAAQRLLGAQLRGREVLSSPQTVRDFLRVKLGGLEHEVFAVLMLDAQNRLIEYVELFRGTVSQASVYPREVVKESLGFNAAAAIFCHNHPSGVAEPSRADEMLTQTLKTALSLVDVRVLDHLIVAGNDVMSFAERGLL
- a CDS encoding DUF932 domain-containing protein — protein: MQLATRFASRSPVLRADYPLSDDQIRTVAPSIFAEEKHASRSDRYAYIPTGAVLSELRKEGFQPFMVCQTRVRDEGKREHTKHMVRLRHADQINGAEANEIILLNSHDGTSSYQMLAGMFRFVCKNGLVCGDTVADLRIPHKGDVVGQVIEGAYDVLDGFDLVRERRDEMRAITLDRGEAEVFAHAALSLKYDDLTKPAPITESQLLMPRRRDDDRPDLWSAFNRVQENLTQGGLTGRNANGQRQRTRPIQGIDQNVKVNRALWLLAEGMKQLKA
- a CDS encoding ParB/RepB/Spo0J family partition protein, with translation MNTVTTQEVQALEAAAPSQNMLLVPLSQLRPSKRNVRKTLGASITELAASIERVGLLQNLTVILASDGEHYEVVAGGRRLAALKLLAKKRRIAKDYAVPCLLVADASARTASLTENVQREAMHPADQFEAFAALIAEGRPIEDIAADFGVTPLVVQRRLKLANVSPRLMADYRADTVNLDQLMALAITDDHTAQEAAFYDAPNWQRTPSALRERLTEREIDAHRHPLVRFVGLDAYEAAGGGIRRDLFAEGDNGVYLTDAALIDRLAQDKLTGIADDVRREGWAWVEAVPAATYADLQAFQRAPKERRKPNAREAKRLAKLQAKEQEIGEALNAALDAEDEEKAEALDDEGRRIGEQLEALEAELLAYGPTVRAAAGVVVTLDRQGEPVIHRGLLRDAEAKALRTLARVQGGIAPEDTEDEDSPEPKKAGISEKLARRLSAHRTAALQIELARNPQASLAALVHGMVQQVLQEGYAVELPIGVGVRPQNGLEGYAPDYPQSPAAVALRELQQAWGEQLPEDDAELFAVLLAMPQDELVRLLAVCVASTVDVVSSREHDAPGKVLAQAVGLDMAAWWKPTAEGYFSHVSKAVILEAVQQFAPQHVSRLAKLKKADIASEAERLAEGTGWMPAMFKSEDSTDAQQNAMDGTLEEGPQDAAAEVEEVAEALAA
- a CDS encoding DUF736 domain-containing protein: MANIGNFTADKDGFTGTLRTLTLNVKVKFIQNDKTSDNAPDYRIQAANGLEVGAAWKKISQAERPYLSASLDDPSFPATVYARLIEGEDGTHNLIWSRSKGD
- a CDS encoding helix-turn-helix transcriptional regulator, producing the protein MQKRSIQRGRPAGATTFEAEPAQAFGAAVRALRTEQGVAQETLANLAGVERSHMGKIERGEHMPTLAIIFKIARALGCSAADLMAETESRLAASES
- a CDS encoding DUF2958 domain-containing protein, with translation MNQPLITDEQRAQLLANGRARAEGRDIDPAPVVKLFTPDAHATWLLTELDPEDGDTAFGLCDIGIGMPELGTVRISELASIVGPLKLPIERDLYFVAKRSLSDYARLARINGSIID
- a CDS encoding DUF2285 domain-containing protein, which produces MAELSSDHWHPSAAYFYVLHLDGPALAWEYLRRDPNYRHDWLRRLRHPDAAQRWGLRLLEDPAQDARDAHPAWFPDHDTVVQLYPDADPPPDAVAFDFWRIPGYKQLLHDGRRLVLVARQPGCCLRLALAPALEDGMAYVYAIRACQAPCVRYRALAGELDKLQAASDHAAVVKPRPSPSSLLELHTLQALDGTLAGASLRTVADVLFGSDAVDAGWHADGDLRARVRRLVQRGKKLMRGGYRRLAQLPPLEQG